A portion of the Pseudomonadota bacterium genome contains these proteins:
- a CDS encoding alpha/beta hydrolase, translating into MKLYRNFTSQEEIDYQYNVAVSEPDIQPYVEMFIGGSEKARKELDCILDVRFGPTVDETVDIFPAKQPDAPIIVYIHGGYWHSLSSKEFSVVATGPNAHGFTVVLPNYSLCPKVTITEITRQNRAFIAWLYRKARKFSGNPERIFVCGHSAGGHQVGMLSATDWSGEYGLPENIIKGGIPISGLFDLLPFRYSWLQPKLQLSCEVIQQQSPLFNIPAKGPPLLISVGEKESAEFHRQAADYLTAWRAQNLCGELFVQPNKNHFTSIEGLIDANSTFCQSMIDFTKECEKQ; encoded by the coding sequence ATGAAGCTATACCGCAACTTTACCTCACAGGAAGAGATTGACTACCAGTATAACGTGGCAGTATCGGAGCCGGATATACAGCCTTACGTAGAGATGTTTATCGGTGGCAGTGAAAAAGCCCGCAAAGAGCTGGACTGTATATTGGATGTACGTTTCGGACCCACAGTTGATGAAACAGTAGATATTTTTCCGGCCAAACAGCCTGATGCGCCAATTATTGTTTATATCCATGGAGGATATTGGCACAGTTTGAGCAGCAAGGAATTCAGTGTTGTCGCAACAGGGCCTAATGCTCACGGTTTCACTGTAGTATTACCTAACTACTCCCTATGTCCCAAAGTTACTATTACCGAAATTACCCGGCAAAACCGGGCCTTCATAGCGTGGTTGTATCGTAAAGCCCGTAAATTCAGCGGCAATCCTGAGCGCATCTTCGTATGCGGTCATTCTGCCGGTGGCCATCAAGTCGGTATGCTATCAGCAACTGATTGGTCAGGAGAGTATGGACTCCCTGAAAATATTATCAAGGGGGGAATACCGATAAGCGGGCTTTTCGATTTATTACCTTTTCGATACTCCTGGTTGCAACCTAAACTACAGCTTTCTTGTGAAGTCATTCAACAGCAAAGCCCTTTGTTTAATATTCCTGCTAAAGGGCCTCCTTTGTTAATATCTGTTGGAGAAAAGGAATCTGCTGAATTTCACCGGCAAGCAGCAGACTATCTGACGGCCTGGCGGGCACAGAATTTATGCGGTGAGCTATTTGTTCAGCCCAACAAGAACCATTTTACTTCAATCGAAGGATTGATTGATGCAAACAGCACTTTTTGCCAATCCATGATCGATTTCACGAAAGAATGTGAGAAACAATGA